One segment of Methylotuvimicrobium sp. KM2 DNA contains the following:
- a CDS encoding aminotransferase class I/II-fold pyridoxal phosphate-dependent enzyme, with amino-acid sequence MNKQPADRTETISAFYVMAILERAKELERQGRDVIHMEIGEPDFLTPRTITDASIAYLEAGNVKYTPAAGLSELRASIAKFYRDRYGVTVDNGRIFITPGASGAFLLALGASLNAGEKILMADPCYPCNSNFVKFLGGRAQTIPVDACSDFQLNSALIEKHWSSDCKGAVIASPSNPTGTVIAPDVLRRAIEAVHERNGVFYSDEIYHGLVYDGNDAVSALQFSPDVFVINSFSKYFGMTGWRVGWLIVPEAYADVVEKLAQNIFIATASHSQYAALAAFETATLEELEKRRLEFQKRRDFLYGQLHDLGFILPAKPDGAFYIYADCSRFTDDSYRFALDLLEAEGLAVTPGKDFGVNQAERFIRFAYTTSIERIGEAMARLARFINKVKG; translated from the coding sequence ATGAATAAACAACCGGCGGATCGAACCGAAACAATTAGCGCTTTTTATGTCATGGCAATTTTAGAGCGCGCCAAGGAATTAGAACGGCAGGGCAGGGATGTGATTCATATGGAGATTGGCGAGCCTGACTTTTTGACGCCGCGAACCATCACTGATGCATCCATTGCTTATCTTGAGGCGGGGAATGTCAAATACACGCCTGCCGCCGGACTTTCAGAGCTTCGGGCAAGCATTGCAAAATTTTATCGCGATCGCTACGGCGTGACTGTCGATAACGGGCGAATTTTTATTACGCCGGGGGCTTCGGGCGCCTTTTTGCTGGCCTTGGGCGCGAGTCTCAATGCCGGCGAAAAAATATTGATGGCCGATCCTTGTTATCCGTGCAATAGCAATTTCGTTAAGTTTTTGGGGGGACGAGCGCAAACGATTCCGGTCGATGCGTGCAGCGATTTTCAATTGAATTCGGCGTTGATCGAAAAACATTGGTCGAGCGACTGCAAAGGCGCGGTAATTGCCTCGCCGTCGAATCCGACCGGTACGGTGATTGCTCCGGATGTTTTGCGGCGAGCGATCGAGGCGGTTCATGAGCGTAACGGCGTGTTTTATTCCGATGAAATTTATCATGGCCTGGTTTACGACGGAAACGATGCCGTTAGCGCATTACAGTTCAGTCCGGATGTATTTGTGATTAACAGCTTTTCGAAATATTTCGGCATGACCGGTTGGCGGGTCGGCTGGTTGATCGTGCCCGAAGCTTATGCGGATGTTGTCGAAAAGCTTGCGCAAAATATTTTTATCGCGACGGCTAGTCATTCGCAATATGCCGCATTGGCGGCATTTGAAACCGCGACTTTGGAAGAATTGGAAAAGCGCCGATTAGAGTTTCAAAAAAGAAGAGATTTTCTCTACGGACAGCTGCACGATTTGGGATTTATTCTCCCGGCCAAGCCGGACGGCGCATTTTATATTTATGCCGATTGTTCGCGTTTTACCGACGACAGTTACCGTTTCGCGTTGGATTTACTCGAAGCCGAAGGCCTTGCGGTGACGCCGGGCAAGGATTTTGGTGTTAACCAAGCCGAGCGTTTCATACGCTTTGCTTATACTACGTCGATTGAAAGAATAGGCGAAGCAATGGCGCGTTTGGCGCGGTTTATTAATAAGGTTAAAGGTTAA
- a CDS encoding peroxiredoxin: MLEAQQKAPDFQSVNQYDQPVSLSDYLGKKNVVLYFYPKDDTPGCTIEANEFTQKASEFAEYDTVVIGVSKDNCESHRAFIDKFGLKVDLLADTSGELCESYGVWREREKNGVKSMAIFRSTFIIDKQGNLADVEYGVNPEGHAQAVLEKVKKL, translated from the coding sequence ATGTTAGAAGCACAGCAAAAAGCACCGGATTTCCAATCGGTTAATCAGTACGATCAGCCCGTCAGCCTGTCCGATTATCTCGGCAAAAAAAATGTGGTCCTTTATTTTTATCCAAAGGACGACACGCCCGGCTGCACGATAGAAGCCAATGAATTTACTCAAAAGGCATCGGAATTCGCCGAATACGATACGGTCGTCATCGGCGTCAGCAAGGACAACTGCGAAAGCCATCGAGCGTTTATCGATAAATTCGGCCTCAAGGTCGATTTACTGGCCGACACCAGCGGAGAACTCTGCGAAAGTTACGGCGTCTGGCGCGAGAGAGAAAAAAACGGCGTCAAGAGCATGGCGATTTTCAGATCGACTTTTATTATCGACAAGCAAGGCAATTTGGCCGATGTCGAATACGGAGTCAACCCTGAAGGGCATGCGCAAGCGGTGCTGGAGAAAGTTAAAAAGCTTTAA
- a CDS encoding phosphoketolase family protein, whose amino-acid sequence MSTDESLSVSGPLDAEELRKIDAWWRACNYLSVGMIYLRANPLLKEPLSTEHIKHRLLGHWGASPALSFAWAHLNRLIKRDELDVIFIAGPGHGAPGVLGPSYLEGTYSEVYPDKSEDTEGMRKFFKQFSFPGQIGSHVTPETPGSIHEGGELGYSLAHAYGAAFDNPDLIVACVVGDGEAETGPLATAWHSNKFLNPIRDGAVLPILNLNGYKIANPTILARISHEELEAMFIGYGYRPYFVEGSDPSEMHQKMASVVDEAIAEIKTIQKSARESGIAERPRWPMIVLRSPKGWTGPKTINGHQSEGSWRSHQVPFADAGTSSSGLRLLEEWLQSYRPEELFDDNGRLVEELKELSPQGQLRMSANLHANGGLLRKALKLPDFRDYAVEVNRLGQVEHENTKPLGEFLRDVLKNNMNNFRIFGPDETASNRLQAVYGASKKTWMADFLPEDEDGGELSRDGRVMEMLSEHTLVGWLEGYLLTGRHGFFHTYEAFAHVVDSMFNQHAKWLDTSKNHVPWRAKVSSQNILLSSTVWRQDHNGFSHQDPGFIDLVTNKSPSVTRVYLPPDANTLLSVADHCLRSTDYINVIVADKQKHLQFLTIEEAVVHCTKGVGLWERASNDQGEVPDVVMACCGDVATLEALAATAILREHLPDLKVRFVNVVDLFKLQPNTEHPHGLSHREFDSLFTVDKPVIFNFHGYPWLIHKLAYRFKNHENLHVRGYKERGNINTPMELAILNEVDRFNLVIDVIDRVPKLQIRAAHLKELMKNEIIENLRYAHQHGTDKPEITGWQWPF is encoded by the coding sequence ATGAGCACTGATGAATCATTATCTGTTTCCGGCCCTCTCGATGCCGAAGAATTAAGAAAAATCGATGCTTGGTGGCGCGCCTGCAATTATTTGTCGGTCGGTATGATTTATCTCCGAGCCAATCCTCTCCTGAAAGAACCCTTGTCGACCGAACACATCAAACATCGCTTATTAGGCCACTGGGGAGCCAGTCCCGCGTTGTCGTTTGCCTGGGCGCATCTCAATCGTTTGATCAAACGTGACGAGCTCGATGTGATTTTTATCGCCGGTCCCGGTCATGGAGCCCCCGGCGTTTTAGGGCCAAGTTACTTGGAAGGCACTTATTCCGAGGTCTATCCCGATAAAAGCGAAGACACGGAAGGCATGCGTAAATTCTTCAAGCAATTTTCCTTCCCGGGCCAAATCGGCTCGCACGTCACGCCGGAAACGCCCGGCTCGATCCATGAAGGCGGCGAATTGGGCTACAGTCTCGCGCATGCCTACGGCGCGGCGTTCGACAATCCGGATTTAATCGTCGCCTGTGTGGTCGGCGACGGCGAGGCGGAAACGGGGCCATTGGCGACTGCTTGGCATTCGAATAAATTCTTGAATCCGATCCGCGACGGCGCGGTCTTGCCCATCCTCAATCTGAATGGCTACAAAATCGCCAATCCGACAATCCTTGCCCGCATCAGTCACGAAGAACTGGAGGCCATGTTTATCGGTTATGGTTACCGGCCCTATTTCGTCGAAGGAAGTGATCCGTCCGAAATGCATCAAAAAATGGCTTCCGTCGTGGATGAAGCCATCGCCGAAATCAAAACCATTCAAAAATCCGCCCGAGAAAGCGGAATCGCAGAGCGTCCGCGTTGGCCGATGATCGTGTTACGGTCTCCGAAAGGCTGGACCGGACCGAAAACAATCAACGGCCATCAATCCGAAGGCTCATGGAGATCTCATCAAGTGCCCTTTGCCGACGCAGGCACCAGTTCGTCCGGCTTGCGCTTACTGGAGGAATGGCTACAAAGCTATCGACCGGAAGAGCTATTCGACGACAACGGCCGCCTAGTGGAAGAACTCAAAGAACTTTCTCCACAAGGCCAGCTCCGAATGAGCGCCAATCTTCACGCCAACGGCGGCTTATTGCGCAAGGCGCTCAAATTACCCGACTTTCGCGACTATGCTGTCGAAGTCAACCGACTCGGACAAGTCGAACACGAAAACACCAAGCCGCTGGGCGAATTTTTACGGGACGTTCTCAAGAATAACATGAACAATTTCCGGATTTTCGGCCCGGACGAAACCGCATCGAACCGCTTGCAAGCGGTCTATGGCGCGTCCAAAAAAACTTGGATGGCGGATTTTTTGCCCGAAGACGAAGACGGCGGCGAATTGAGCCGGGACGGGCGCGTCATGGAAATGCTCTCCGAACATACCCTGGTCGGATGGCTCGAAGGCTACTTGCTGACCGGACGACACGGCTTTTTCCATACTTACGAAGCCTTCGCCCATGTCGTCGATTCGATGTTCAACCAACATGCAAAATGGCTCGACACCAGCAAAAACCATGTGCCATGGCGAGCGAAGGTGTCTTCGCAAAATATCTTGTTGTCCTCGACCGTCTGGCGTCAGGATCATAACGGGTTCTCGCATCAAGACCCCGGCTTCATCGATCTAGTCACGAACAAAAGCCCGTCGGTAACCCGCGTCTATTTGCCGCCCGATGCGAACACCCTGCTGTCGGTCGCCGATCATTGCCTCCGCTCGACCGACTATATCAACGTCATTGTCGCGGACAAGCAAAAACATCTTCAGTTTTTGACGATCGAAGAAGCCGTTGTCCATTGCACCAAGGGCGTCGGTCTATGGGAACGCGCCAGCAACGACCAGGGTGAAGTCCCGGACGTAGTCATGGCTTGCTGCGGCGATGTCGCAACCCTAGAAGCGCTGGCGGCCACGGCCATTTTGCGCGAACACTTGCCCGATCTTAAAGTCCGTTTTGTCAATGTGGTCGATTTATTCAAATTGCAACCGAATACCGAGCACCCCCACGGATTGAGTCATCGCGAATTCGATAGCCTCTTCACGGTAGACAAGCCGGTCATTTTCAATTTCCACGGCTATCCCTGGTTGATCCATAAACTGGCCTATCGCTTCAAGAATCATGAAAATCTGCATGTGCGCGGCTATAAGGAGCGCGGCAATATCAATACGCCGATGGAGCTTGCGATTCTGAACGAAGTCGATCGCTTCAATTTAGTCATCGATGTCATCGATCGGGTTCCGAAATTGCAAATCAGGGCGGCCCATCTCAAGGAGCTCATGAAAAACGAAATCATCGAGAATCTTCGTTATGCGCATCAACACGGCACCGATAAACCCGAAATCACCGGTTGGCAATGGCCGTTTTAA
- a CDS encoding class 1 fructose-bisphosphatase: MTKNVTLTRFIIEQQREFPGVSGTFTLLLNDIVKACKQISHMVNRGDLIGVLGSADSENVQGEVQKKLDIITNDIMVDSLIWTGHLSGMASEEVDDIIQIPDHYPRGKYLALFDPLDGSSNIDVNLTVGTIFSILRYNGTDEPQLNDFLQKGSEQVCAGFVLYGPSTMMILTTGHGVNGFTLDQDIGEFILTHPNMTIPSETSEFAINMSNQHFWEAPVKRYIDECVAGENGPRGKSFNMRWVASLVAEVFRILTRGGVFLYPYDLRDPAKPGRLRLMYEANPVAFIVEQAGGACSTGRERMLDVQPKGLHQRVPLILGSKSEVDRIIEYHQS, from the coding sequence ATGACCAAAAATGTTACCCTAACCCGATTTATCATCGAGCAACAACGCGAATTCCCTGGCGTATCAGGAACATTTACATTATTGCTGAACGATATCGTCAAAGCTTGTAAACAGATATCGCACATGGTTAACCGAGGAGACTTAATCGGCGTTCTGGGCAGCGCAGATTCGGAAAATGTACAGGGCGAGGTACAGAAAAAACTGGATATCATCACCAACGACATTATGGTGGATTCGCTTATTTGGACGGGACACTTGTCAGGTATGGCTTCAGAGGAAGTCGACGACATCATTCAAATTCCCGATCATTATCCGCGCGGCAAATACCTAGCGCTATTCGACCCGCTGGACGGCTCCTCCAACATCGACGTCAACTTGACTGTCGGAACCATTTTTTCCATTTTGCGCTATAACGGAACCGACGAGCCGCAACTCAACGACTTTTTACAAAAAGGCAGCGAACAAGTCTGCGCCGGATTCGTTTTGTACGGCCCGTCCACGATGATGATCTTGACGACCGGTCACGGCGTCAACGGCTTTACGCTGGACCAGGACATCGGCGAGTTTATCCTCACACACCCAAACATGACCATTCCAAGCGAAACCTCCGAATTCGCAATCAATATGTCGAACCAACACTTTTGGGAAGCGCCGGTCAAACGTTATATCGACGAATGCGTGGCGGGCGAAAATGGCCCGCGCGGCAAAAGCTTCAACATGCGCTGGGTAGCATCCTTGGTGGCCGAGGTTTTCCGGATTTTGACCCGCGGCGGCGTATTTTTATATCCTTATGATTTGCGCGATCCGGCTAAGCCAGGTAGATTGCGCTTGATGTATGAAGCCAATCCGGTCGCCTTTATCGTCGAACAAGCCGGCGGCGCCTGTTCAACAGGCCGGGAGCGCATGCTCGACGTTCAACCGAAGGGCCTACATCAACGCGTTCCGTTGATTCTGGGTTCGAAAAGCGAAGTCGACCGGATTATCGAGTACCATCAGTCTTAG
- a CDS encoding sugar phosphorylase, with amino-acid sequence MAKSQSIIQEFPFWFTQRAESRLIFLYGEERTKDLMNRLLDRMQHFSVPKAQPLSEYWNEQDVILITYGDNIRQTDAKPLATLYEFSLLHLKDCINSIHVLPYFPFSSDDGFAVIDYKTVDPQLGDWRDIERIAQDFSLMTDLVINHVSRENLWFIDYLSHKKPACDYFIELPENTDVSSVVRPRSTPVLVPAHTHQGLRYVWATFGEDQIDVNFANPDVLFEFIDILLLYIEKGSRFIRLDAVAFLWKKLDTRCINLRETHEIVKLIRDIVDLIAPGTVLITETNVPNGENLSYFGNSDEAHMVYQFTLPPLLLHALYQGNSHYLTRWAKDMPRPQKNCTYLNFIASHDGIGLRPAEGILPEQEVKVLVDAMHEYGGYVSTRTGLDGRPSPYEINIALFDALKGTSLGLDQWQIQRFICAHTIMISLQGIPAIYINSLIATANDYHGVEQSGKTRSINRHKWEYSELMDLLNNPHSPNAIIFHEFKRLLGIRRRQAAFHPDAAQETLSNSPALFSFWRTSPDHRQRILVVSNITPQRQTMSLPNHPRPEGSGLWRDLIERTAINKNTAELVLYPYQTAWLEALD; translated from the coding sequence GTGGCGAAATCTCAATCCATTATTCAAGAGTTCCCTTTTTGGTTCACGCAACGCGCGGAATCACGGCTTATATTTCTTTACGGCGAAGAACGTACGAAAGACTTGATGAACCGCCTACTCGACCGTATGCAGCATTTTTCTGTCCCGAAGGCGCAACCTCTCTCCGAATATTGGAACGAGCAGGATGTCATTCTGATCACCTACGGCGATAACATCAGGCAAACCGATGCCAAACCCTTAGCAACGCTCTACGAATTTTCATTACTTCATCTAAAAGATTGCATTAATAGCATACATGTTTTGCCTTATTTTCCGTTTAGCTCCGACGACGGCTTTGCGGTGATCGACTACAAAACCGTCGATCCTCAATTAGGCGACTGGCGCGACATCGAGCGTATTGCACAAGACTTTAGCTTGATGACCGACTTAGTGATCAATCATGTTTCCCGCGAAAATCTTTGGTTTATCGATTACCTCAGTCATAAAAAACCGGCCTGCGATTATTTTATCGAATTGCCGGAAAATACCGATGTCAGCTCGGTCGTGCGCCCGCGCAGCACGCCGGTGCTAGTACCTGCTCATACCCATCAGGGCTTACGCTATGTTTGGGCGACATTCGGGGAAGACCAAATCGACGTCAACTTCGCCAATCCCGACGTGTTGTTCGAGTTTATCGACATTTTACTGCTGTACATTGAAAAAGGTTCTCGATTCATTCGGCTGGATGCGGTCGCATTTCTGTGGAAAAAATTGGACACCCGCTGTATCAACTTGCGCGAAACGCACGAAATCGTCAAGTTAATACGCGACATTGTCGATCTTATTGCCCCCGGCACGGTATTGATCACCGAAACCAATGTACCGAACGGCGAGAATCTAAGCTATTTCGGCAATAGCGACGAAGCGCACATGGTCTATCAATTCACGCTACCGCCGCTATTATTGCATGCTCTGTACCAGGGTAACTCGCATTACTTGACACGTTGGGCCAAGGATATGCCCCGTCCGCAAAAAAATTGCACCTATTTGAATTTTATCGCATCTCACGATGGCATCGGCCTGCGTCCGGCGGAAGGCATATTGCCTGAGCAGGAAGTCAAGGTTTTGGTCGATGCGATGCACGAATACGGCGGCTATGTCAGCACGCGCACCGGTTTGGACGGGCGGCCCTCGCCTTACGAAATTAATATCGCATTGTTCGACGCCCTTAAAGGTACGTCTTTAGGCCTCGATCAATGGCAGATTCAACGATTTATTTGCGCTCATACCATCATGATATCGTTGCAGGGGATTCCGGCCATTTACATTAATAGCCTAATTGCAACCGCTAATGATTATCATGGCGTCGAGCAATCGGGCAAAACGCGGTCGATCAACCGGCATAAATGGGAATATAGCGAATTGATGGACTTGTTGAACAATCCTCATAGTCCGAATGCGATTATATTTCATGAATTCAAACGGTTACTTGGTATCCGAAGAAGACAAGCCGCCTTTCATCCGGACGCGGCTCAGGAAACGCTAAGCAATAGCCCGGCATTGTTTTCATTTTGGCGTACTAGCCCGGATCATCGACAACGCATCCTGGTCGTAAGCAACATTACACCGCAACGACAAACCATGTCTTTGCCGAATCATCCCCGCCCCGAAGGGTCGGGATTGTGGCGGGATTTGATCGAACGAACCGCAATCAATAAAAATACCGCCGAACTGGTTTTGTATCCATACCAAACCGCCTGGCTCGAAGCCCTGGATTAG
- a CDS encoding sulfite exporter TauE/SafE family protein: MYLLIALATLIGILLGLLGGGGSILTVPVLVYFAGLEAKEAIVTSLVVVGLTSIIAVINHARLGFVCWKTGFTFGAAGMAGAFLGGRSSAFIPDPVLLVLFAVVMIAASFSMLRRKRGTSEAAVAESDATKNLCPIHLPVMAILFDGFLVGFVTGLVGVGGGFLLVPALNFLAGLPMHAAIGTSLFIIVLQAGAALTGHADHMHIDVELTALFAGFAILGSLIGSFASSKIDGRYLKPVFGLFVLGLGSFILYRETDMALVEQIRQLAQKHQDFLFGGLAMIAIMLFYRLWLFLHSFRSEKR, encoded by the coding sequence ATGTATTTGCTGATCGCGCTGGCGACACTGATCGGTATTCTGCTCGGTTTGTTGGGCGGCGGAGGTTCGATTCTGACCGTGCCGGTGCTGGTTTACTTTGCCGGTTTGGAGGCAAAAGAAGCGATCGTCACTTCTTTGGTCGTGGTCGGTTTGACCAGCATCATTGCGGTAATCAATCATGCGCGGCTAGGGTTCGTGTGCTGGAAAACCGGATTCACGTTCGGTGCGGCCGGTATGGCCGGCGCGTTTTTGGGCGGGCGCAGTTCCGCTTTTATTCCCGATCCGGTTTTGTTGGTGCTGTTTGCTGTCGTGATGATTGCTGCTTCGTTTTCGATGTTAAGGCGAAAGCGGGGTACATCAGAAGCCGCCGTAGCGGAAAGTGATGCAACGAAAAACCTGTGTCCGATTCATTTGCCGGTCATGGCGATTTTGTTCGACGGATTTTTGGTTGGATTCGTGACCGGTTTGGTCGGCGTCGGCGGCGGCTTTTTGCTGGTTCCGGCATTGAACTTTTTGGCCGGTTTACCGATGCACGCCGCGATCGGCACTTCCTTATTCATCATCGTGCTGCAAGCCGGCGCAGCGTTGACGGGGCATGCCGATCACATGCATATCGATGTGGAATTAACTGCATTGTTCGCTGGTTTTGCAATACTCGGTAGTCTAATCGGTAGCTTTGCTTCCAGCAAAATCGACGGCCGATACCTAAAGCCGGTCTTTGGCTTGTTCGTTTTGGGACTGGGCAGTTTTATTTTGTATCGTGAAACGGATATGGCCTTGGTCGAGCAAATCCGTCAGCTAGCCCAAAAACACCAGGATTTTTTATTCGGCGGGCTGGCAATGATAGCTATCATGCTTTTCTACCGGCTTTGGCTTTTTCTGCATTCATTTCGAAGTGAAAAACGATGA
- a CDS encoding NAD-dependent epimerase/dehydratase family protein: MTKLLIAGYGDIGARLASILDRKHYQVFGLKRNPPLSDAGGARFLKADLTRPEDLERIDCDFDQVLYLPTPGGRDAEAYRAVFDTALNNLIQRFKADGRMPQWFFVSSTGVYGQTDGEWVDEASDAQANTVTGQVIRKAEQTLLEHDPSAVIVRFSGIYGPGRERLLQMASRQAAIQADPPYYTNRIHQDDCAAVLAFLMKKHVEGEHLENFYLASDDNPAPMWEVISWLAQQMNSQPPIAKPADNVPDQNKRCRNSRLKTLGFRFKYPTYREGYGEMFNLG; the protein is encoded by the coding sequence ATGACAAAATTACTGATTGCCGGATACGGCGATATCGGCGCTAGGCTCGCCTCTATTCTCGATAGAAAGCATTATCAAGTTTTCGGCCTTAAAAGAAATCCTCCTTTAAGCGATGCCGGTGGAGCCCGTTTTCTCAAAGCCGACCTGACTCGGCCTGAGGATCTCGAACGGATCGATTGCGATTTTGACCAAGTTCTCTACTTACCGACGCCCGGCGGACGCGATGCCGAAGCCTATCGTGCCGTTTTCGATACGGCATTGAACAATCTGATACAACGATTTAAAGCCGACGGCCGTATGCCGCAATGGTTTTTTGTTTCATCCACCGGCGTATACGGGCAAACCGACGGTGAATGGGTGGACGAAGCGTCGGACGCTCAAGCGAATACCGTAACCGGGCAAGTCATCCGTAAGGCCGAGCAAACGCTATTGGAGCATGATCCCAGCGCGGTCATCGTGCGGTTTTCCGGTATTTACGGCCCGGGTAGAGAACGCCTTTTACAAATGGCGTCACGGCAAGCCGCCATTCAAGCCGACCCGCCTTATTACACGAACCGAATTCACCAAGACGATTGCGCGGCGGTGTTGGCTTTTTTAATGAAGAAGCACGTTGAAGGAGAGCATCTGGAAAATTTTTATTTGGCCAGCGACGACAATCCCGCGCCGATGTGGGAAGTGATTTCATGGCTCGCTCAACAAATGAACAGTCAGCCGCCGATCGCAAAACCTGCCGATAATGTTCCGGATCAAAATAAACGATGTCGGAATAGCCGCTTGAAGACCTTGGGGTTTAGGTTTAAATACCCGACTTATCGGGAGGGTTATGGGGAGATGTTTAATTTAGGTTAA
- a CDS encoding SemiSWEET transporter, with protein sequence MQITTEVIGYIAATLTTLSFLPQALLTLKTRNTESLSLSMYSLFTTGVLLWLIYGLSISDKAIIFANSITFLLALSILSFKVYNTLRGRH encoded by the coding sequence ATGCAAATTACAACTGAAGTCATCGGCTATATTGCCGCGACACTCACTACCCTGTCTTTTTTACCTCAGGCACTATTGACGCTCAAAACGCGCAATACCGAATCGCTATCATTAAGCATGTATAGCCTCTTTACGACCGGCGTTTTACTTTGGCTTATCTATGGGTTGTCGATTTCAGACAAGGCTATTATCTTCGCTAATTCAATAACATTTTTATTGGCTTTATCGATACTGTCTTTCAAAGTCTACAATACATTACGCGGCAGACATTAG
- a CDS encoding acetate kinase, translating to MKIPNVNILVINSGSSSIKYRLIALPQEQVLADGLLERIGEQESRIIHKTAGDSGRLNEIKQSVAAADHHQAFKAVFEILGENCPVDAIGHRVVHGGDRFSGPALIDDDTIASIRALCRIAPLHNPVNLLGIESCLSHFPGVPQVAVFDTAFHQTMPPHAYRYAIPETWYSDYGIRRFGFHGTSHHYVARRAAEFIGKPFDRSHLITLHLGNGASATAIANGRSVDTSMGFTPLEGLVMGTRSGDLDPAIPLFVEQTENTDANVIDRALNRESGLKGLCGTNDLRTVLEQKNAGDERARLALDLYCYRIKKYIGAYCAVLGEVDALVFTGGVGENAAEVRRLACEGLSRLGIAIDEAANSGVAGDIAEIGHAESRTRTLVIKTDEELQIALETMAVLDKDQA from the coding sequence ATGAAAATACCAAACGTCAACATTCTCGTTATCAACAGCGGCAGTTCCTCAATCAAGTATCGATTGATTGCCCTGCCGCAAGAACAAGTACTGGCAGACGGCTTGCTGGAACGCATCGGAGAACAGGAAAGCCGGATCATTCATAAAACCGCCGGCGACTCGGGTCGTTTAAATGAAATCAAGCAGTCGGTCGCCGCTGCCGATCATCACCAAGCCTTTAAGGCAGTCTTCGAGATTTTGGGCGAAAATTGCCCGGTCGATGCAATAGGCCACCGCGTCGTGCATGGCGGCGATCGGTTCTCCGGTCCTGCCTTGATCGATGACGATACGATAGCGTCGATACGCGCGCTCTGCCGAATAGCGCCGCTGCATAATCCGGTTAACTTGCTTGGCATCGAGAGTTGCTTGTCTCATTTTCCGGGCGTACCTCAGGTGGCGGTATTCGATACGGCATTTCACCAAACGATGCCGCCTCACGCCTATCGTTATGCGATTCCGGAAACATGGTACAGCGATTACGGCATACGCCGATTCGGTTTTCACGGCACCTCTCATCATTATGTGGCGAGACGGGCCGCCGAATTTATCGGTAAACCTTTCGATCGCAGCCATCTGATTACTTTGCATTTGGGCAATGGCGCGAGCGCGACGGCGATTGCAAACGGCCGCTCCGTCGATACGTCGATGGGGTTTACACCGCTGGAAGGTTTGGTGATGGGCACGCGTAGCGGCGACTTGGACCCGGCAATACCGCTATTTGTCGAACAAACCGAAAATACCGACGCGAATGTAATCGACCGGGCCTTGAACCGCGAATCCGGATTAAAAGGCTTATGCGGCACCAACGACCTCAGAACTGTGCTCGAACAAAAAAATGCAGGCGATGAACGAGCCCGATTGGCTCTCGATCTATATTGCTATCGAATCAAGAAATACATCGGCGCTTACTGCGCGGTACTTGGCGAAGTCGACGCTCTGGTTTTTACCGGCGGCGTGGGTGAAAACGCGGCCGAAGTACGCCGTTTAGCTTGCGAAGGCCTGTCGCGTCTCGGCATCGCCATTGATGAAGCGGCCAATAGCGGCGTTGCCGGAGATATTGCCGAAATCGGGCATGCCGAAAGTCGAACGCGTACTCTAGTCATTAAAACCGACGAAGAATTGCAAATTGCCCTGGAAACCATGGCTGTGCTTGATAAAGATCAGGCATAA
- a CDS encoding MBL fold metallo-hydrolase produces MIFRQLFEPDTFTYSYLLGCERTRKAIIIDSVESEADMYMELLDDLDLTLINTLETHVHADHITAAGLLRDRLGSKSIVHRDAGAMCADLLVTDGVELQVGDIEIKVLHTPGHTSGCVSYVIGDRVFTGDALLINGCGRTDFQEGDAATLYDSITKKLFSLPPDTLVFPGHDYNGKTVSTIRQEIDSNARLGAGKSKAEFITIMHNLDLPYPKYIDEALPANQACGQPGKDALIRQG; encoded by the coding sequence ATGATATTTAGACAACTTTTTGAACCCGATACCTTTACCTACAGCTATCTGCTGGGTTGCGAACGCACCCGAAAAGCCATTATTATCGATTCGGTCGAAAGCGAAGCCGATATGTACATGGAATTATTGGACGATTTGGATTTAACACTGATCAATACTCTGGAAACACACGTTCATGCCGACCACATTACCGCTGCCGGCTTGTTGAGAGATAGGCTAGGCAGCAAAAGCATTGTGCATCGCGATGCCGGAGCGATGTGCGCAGATTTACTCGTTACCGACGGTGTGGAGCTGCAGGTCGGTGACATCGAAATCAAAGTTCTGCATACGCCCGGCCATACTTCCGGTTGCGTCAGTTATGTTATCGGCGACCGGGTATTTACTGGAGACGCATTGCTGATCAACGGCTGCGGTCGCACGGACTTTCAGGAAGGCGATGCCGCTACCCTTTACGACAGTATTACTAAAAAATTGTTTTCGTTGCCGCCCGACACGCTGGTATTTCCCGGTCATGATTACAACGGTAAAACCGTTTCGACGATACGCCAGGAGATCGATTCGAATGCCCGGCTCGGCGCAGGCAAAAGCAAGGCCGAATTCATTACCATCATGCATAATTTGGATTTACCGTACCCAAAGTATATCGATGAAGCACTGCCGGCCAATCAGGCCTGCGGTCAACCGGGCAAGGATGCTTTGATTCGGCAGGGTTAA